CTGTCTTGGTGTCTTTAGGATGATTGAGAGGAGCAGAGTTTTCTGAGGCTGGAAACACCTACCATGACTGAGTCTCCCACAGCTGAGCAGCTGGAATCTGTTCTTAACACCAGAGTGCAGAGGAGTACAGCTGAGGCACCTGGAGAATTTATCTTAAGCTACTGGATGGACATCCTCTCTCTGTTCCTTGCCCTGGTCGGGCTGGTGGGGAATGGCATCATCCTGTGGCTGCTGGGCTTCCGCACCTGGAGGAGCCCCTTCtctgtctacatcctcaacctTGCCGCAGCCGACGCCCTCTTCCTTGGCAGCTGCTTTGGGTGGTCCATGTGGGAAATTGTTGGAGATTTAGACTTTCTCATCCTGGACCTGCCAGAGCCCTGCAAACTAGGCCTGCCCTACTGGGTGGGTCTGAGCCTGCTGGCTGAGATCAGCACCGAGCGCTGCCTCTCTGTGCTCTTCCCCCTCTGGTACAGATGTCACCGGCCCAAGCACATGTCTGCAGTTGTGTGTGCCATTCTGTGGGCTCTGCAGGGCCTCTTCTGGGGAGAATATGTGGCTCTTTATTTCCTTAACAAGAACCTCCTCTCTGATTTCAACTTCTTTCTGTTCTTGGTCCAGTTCGGCTGGTTTGTCCTCCTCACCCCTGTTCTGTGCCTGTCCAGCCTGACGCTGGTGCTGAGGGTCCAGTGCAGCTCCCAGCGCAGGCGCCCACCCAGGCTCTACCTCCTGGTGCTGCTCACAGTCCTCGTGTTCCTGCTCTGTGGCCTGCCCAGGTGGTTTTCTAATGCAGTTCTGTTTTTTAGCGGCTCCCCTTTAATGCCTTATAGGCTCTCCAGGCTCCTGGCCTGTGTGAACAGCGGCGCAAACCCTTTCATTTACTTCTTCCTGGGCAGCCAATGGTGTAGAAGAGGGAGGGAGCCGCTCAGGGTGGTCCTGCAGAGGGCCCTGGGGGAGGAGCAGGTCTGGGGGTTCGTTCAAGGAAAACTTCCCATCCCAACACTCTGGATGAATTATCCTGAGGATGAGAACAAGATGTTCAGACCAGGGAGCCCATGCAATGACccccccttcctccacccctgtGGAGGGCAGGAGCCCCCCTCTCACCTTTCTAGGAGAGGAGACAAGATCCCTCCCCATCCCTTATGGTGGTTCTTGGGGTTTGAACTATaatgaaaaagcacttattaactGCCGACTATATGCCAGGTGCTTTGCTAAGGGCCTTTCAAATATCTCATTCAATTATCACCATATCTCTGGGAGGGAGGTACTCTCATGATCCCCACTTTAtgcattaggaaactgagtcagactgTGGTTTCATGGATTTGCTCATGGTCCCAAAGCTGGTGTCTGacagtagatttgaactcaagtctccctgactcccagTCCAATGCTGCCTGCATTCAGGAACCCCTACTGGCTGGAGGCTCCTGGATTTACTAGGAGGAGATCCAGGAATCGAGTGTCACAAATCTACAAGAGAGTAATTCTAACAAATGCCACTCACTCTGTCTGggaaagtagaagaagaagaaaatcccCCTGTAAGACCCCATGTCTCCCTGCCCTGCCCTTGTTAGTCATTGTGAAAGAGGGCATAGAGTCGGGCATCAGACTCCTCCAGGTTCCATGGGTCATGCTCCCCCACTTTGTATTCCCTCAGGCTTGATCCACAACATTGCCTGGGAGGCCTCCTTCTCTCCTATTGCCCAAAAAAGAGGAGGATCTTCCTAGGCTctgtctcctctccttcccctactCTTGCTCCTTTCTCACTCCCATCACAGAAGCTGAGCTCAATATTTCCGTGCCTCTTCAGGTCAATTCAGGACTCTCTCTGGTTCTGTCTGTTCCTCTACGTCTcagtttctctctgtgtctctgtgtttctttgtctctgactgcCTCTATTCCAGTCTTTCACTCTTCATGATTCAGTTCCTGTTGAGGAActatattgggggtggggggtattgTAGAGGTGTCACATGACAGATTGAGTTACAGGACTTATTGAGGCCAAAACAAGGGAAAGGATGACTCATCTCACATacatattctcaacatccatATATGAGCACAACACAGAAAAGCACACATGAACATATCATACAAGATATTATGTGtgagcacacacacatataaactgAATCATAATCTCTGCTGGAACACCCAGAGTGTACAATCCAGTTCACACTGGGATCCTCCAGGGACAAAGACCTCACTCTCTTCTCTGTGGTTTCAGGCCCATATTCACCTCATGGAGGCAGGACAGCCTCAGCTTCCCTAATTGTTGCTTATGTCCAGGCATGTCATGAGCCTTACATGAAGGAAATCTAATTAAGCAGCCCCTCATTTGTATTAGCTTAAGAATCCCCTTCATTTGAGACATTCAACTGTGTGAATTATAGTCAGAACATGGACCCAGGCAGGAGTCTGTGCATGCAGTGAGATTAAGAGTGTAGAACCAGACTAGGAGCTAATTAAGACTCATGTGAGTTACTATAGTATTCTGATGTGTGtgactgtgtataatattctttatGTTAAATAGATTCATAGAAGAAGATTTCAGAGACCAAAAAGATCTGAAAACGTCTCACAGAGTAGAAAGGTCCCAAGAGGTATTGAGGGCATCAAAAATGTCTCAGAAATGAGGTTTGGAGCTGTCTTATTAAGACTTAGATGTCTAtggcaaatattagtaatatggaaataggttttgatcaatgatacatgtaaaatcctggaattgctcattggcttcacaaggaggggaggggaaaaaacataaatcatgtcaccatggaaaagtattctaaattaattaaatacaaatttaaaaagaacagatttgaaACTATAAAAGAGTGTGTATTTTACAACATGGGATCTATAGACCTCAGACTTGTTTGCCTCCCCCACCAAATAAAGTCAGACTTAGCTCAATGAGtgcttttattcatcttttttctttcagcaTCAAGAGTCACCTAGGCAGGGAGTGGGATGGAGTAATCCTGGCACCCAACTTTCCTCAGTGATGACATTGTAAAGCTCTACTattgattttctatttccttggCTCCTCCCATAGTAGGTGATGTGATCAACACTTTGACAGATATAGGCAAGCCCTCAATAAGGGAAAGCGACTGGATATAAGACACTTCCCCAAAGTTGGGAGGCAAGACAATTATGTGATTATAACTATTCTGTTTGTATTCAGATGCCATCAGAACTTTTTCTGGAGGctgatggtatttttcatcagaAATCCTTGGGACTCTCTTGAATCACTGTATTGGTAAGAATAGCTATTCCAGTAATCATCACAGTTGTTTATCATATGATATAGTGGTTattgtgtataacattctcttggttctgctcacatcTCTTTGTATCACTCTCTGTAGATCTTTTCcagattttcctgaaatcatcctgttcatcatttcttagaggacaaaagtattccattacaatcatatacttaTTCATACATTCTCCAATAGACTGACATTACCTCAATATCCAAtactttactaccacaaaaagaactggaataaatatttttgcagaaGTAGGTACTTCTTTACCTTTATATCTCTTCAGGATAAAGATCTTttagtggcattactggatcaaaaagtattcACAGTTTTAGATTCGTTCCATCATAATTAAGGTGTTATTGAACCATCTCAGTTCTGCCTCCTTCCTGGTGTTTCttcctgtttgtttttaaaatgattaagaaTCCAGATTATATTTCATAGTCTTATTGAATGTTTTTAGTCTTCCACACTTTATGTTCCAATCAACTAGTCTAATCCCTCTGCCCCATCCAGAACTTGTCATCTCTCATCTCTACACCTTTGTCCAGACAACCTTAATGTACTCTATCTTCCATTCCACTTCTGAAAACTCTGGGCTTCTTGACTCAAGCAACTTCTCCTACAGGAAGGCTTTaccaagaaaaaggaataaaactgtCTAAAATCATTTATTCAGCAGTTTAACTAAACTATTAAGGCATATTATAGAAgcacaaaatataataaatttatatgtaatataaaatagtCAATAATTTATACAGAAATAATGCAAAGGGAAGTCTTCAACAAGATgtgctttcctcccttctctactccctcactccctcattctttccttctttattttctttctcctttctttcctcccttcttccctcttatcttttatatcttcttccttttgtgGGAAGAGAATATGGTGggtgaagaaaaattaaatgtttgtcATTTGgaccaaaataaaattaaataagaaagaaaaaaagcaaaaatctaATTCTCATTTAATGCAGTAACAAGGAAGTTCTTAGAAGAGCACAGATCTCCCAAAAGCATCCCAAGGAAATGTTAAAAGGGTACTAAATGGAAGAAACCAAAATCAAAGAATCAAACTTTGGAGGATCATTGGTGACATGGATTGCCTACATTCTGATAGGCAATTAATGAActcaacaagaattttttttttgctagagtAAATATGTAAcaagatttatttttatgtgttttcttctttCACAGTGATATCCAGTGGGGACATAAAAGAGGTGGAGGGACATTTTGTTAATTGatttattaaacttaaaaatagaaCTATTATGTGTTCCCTAGGTTGACCAGGAATCTAGAAACCTCCCAAATTATAACCTAGGAAGATCTTAGACACATCATTTTAGAATTAACTTGTAATTTGGTTCATCACATCTTACTAGGTTATATGTTTGGATGTTTCTAGATTCTATGTCAACACCTTCTATTTCTCCCCTTTAATGGGACCTAATTTAGAAACTACTTATATTGTTGGGAGTGGAAGTATATCtagaaaagaagtataaaaacaaaagacggcaagaacatataagaaaaaaaagaaattatgaccaGATGCTCAACAACATAAAACAGAATCCCACTGATTTTCTAAAATGAACTTTGGCTCATTctgataaaagaaggaaaagttaaTTGCTGGACAGTTCACTCATATCCCTAGCAGATCTCTTCAGTGAGGACAGGGTCTACCCAGATAGTACCACAAAACTTCAGAGAGCTGTGACTACAGTGCTTCATATACCTTTCAAAGCTTCAGATGTGAACTGAATAGCCCCAAagcttcaccttttttttttaatttccttcatgCTTCTAGTTATAGAGGTGGGAAGGTCCCAGAATCTATTCCTTTTGTCATTATTTGGGAAATGTGAATTCACTGATTAAAATATATTGCTTCTCCCTGATGGATCCAAACCATGATCTCACAGAGCCATTAATACGAACACatcagcacacacacacacacacacacacacacaaacacaaaaacacCCAGCAACAACAATATACTATGCAACAGGAAAATTAGTAGGAGTCACAGTTTTCCAAGAGCACCTTATAGGATGAGGGTGAGAAGAAAAACATGGGAGAAATAGTAAAAATGAAAGAGTATGTGTCACAATGGGATATAGGAAACTAAGGGAACATCAGCAATATGACAATCATGCTTCCTGCCATTAGCAAGGAGCTCAAACAGGTCCTGCTTTATCCAATCCAAGTTTCccttctctgctctccctagtttgttaatatatgcactcaggtatatgaatttacctctgattaccactttggctgcatcccaaaaggtttgaaaggatgtttcgccattgtcattttcctcgatgaaattattaattgtttctatgatttcttctctaactaaaagattttggagtatcatattgtttaatttccagttagttttttatttggttttccatgtaccattactgatcattatttttattgccttgtgatctgagaaagctgcatttattattttgcttttctgcatttgtgtgctatgtttctgtgacataatgtgtggtcaatttttgtgaatgtgccatgtggtgctgagaagaaggtgtattcttttttatccctatttatttttctccatatgtctattaatccttatttttctaagatttcattcacttcttttacctctttcttatttattttttatttgatttatctaaatttgataatggttggtttaagtctcccactaatatggttttactgtctatttcttccttcaattctcctagtttctccattagaaatttggctgctatattatttggtgcatacatgttgattagtgatatttcctcattatctaaagtcccttttaacaatatataatgaccttccctatcccttttgatcaggtctatttttgctttggctttatcagatatcatgattaccactcctgccttctttctgtcagttgaggcccagaaggtcttactccatcctttaattctgaccttgtgggtgtcaactgcctcatatgtgtttct
This sequence is a window from Monodelphis domestica isolate mMonDom1 chromosome 3, mMonDom1.pri, whole genome shotgun sequence. Protein-coding genes within it:
- the LOC130458048 gene encoding mas-related G-protein coupled receptor member D-like, which gives rise to MTESPTAEQLESVLNTRVQRSTAEAPGEFILSYWMDILSLFLALVGLVGNGIILWLLGFRTWRSPFSVYILNLAAADALFLGSCFGWSMWEIVGDLDFLILDLPEPCKLGLPYWVGLSLLAEISTERCLSVLFPLWYRCHRPKHMSAVVCAILWALQGLFWGEYVALYFLNKNLLSDFNFFLFLVQFGWFVLLTPVLCLSSLTLVLRVQCSSQRRRPPRLYLLVLLTVLVFLLCGLPRWFSNAVLFFSGSPLMPYRLSRLLACVNSGANPFIYFFLGSQWCRRGREPLRVVLQRALGEEQVWGFVQGKLPIPTLWMNYPEDENKMFRPGSPCNDPPFLHPCGGQEPPSHLSRRGDKIPPHPLWWFLGFEL